The following proteins come from a genomic window of Lycium ferocissimum isolate CSIRO_LF1 chromosome 4, AGI_CSIRO_Lferr_CH_V1, whole genome shotgun sequence:
- the LOC132054252 gene encoding uncharacterized protein LOC132054252: MEQSSENSRRSPKKMKNYYDYLKEKNQAWLPLTKGTDNIYDPAIHTFQMSNSEWDEYIKAHPKAKTLRNSPLPFPNLYTKLFEGSTATRIHSWSPSCTYRQPGVSSVSTPIDIDTLDGAEDLFGDKNNEAPKDSPSQSSVSVERKASGKKRKLSSSELEIDEKMSIALELLIKKSSGLDVEECMDKLQGLVERSIIIRLLL; the protein is encoded by the exons ATGGAACAGTCTAGTGAAAATTCAAGA CGTTCCccaaagaagatgaagaattaTTATGATTAtctaaaagaaaagaatcaaGCTTGGTTGCCGCTAACTAAAGGGACTGACAATATTTATGATCCAGCAATCCATACCTTTCAGATGTCTAATAGTGAGTGGGATGAGTACATAAAG GCTCATCCAAAAGCAAAGACATTGAGGAATTCACCACTACCCTTTCCAAACTTGTACACAAAACTTTTTGAGGGTTCTACTGCAACAAGAATTCATAGTTGGAGTCCAAGTTGTACCTATCGGCAACCTGGCGTCTCTTCTGTGTCTACTCCTATAGATATAGATACACTTGATGGAGCCGAAGATCTATTTGGTGACAAAAATAATGAAGCTCCTAAAGATTCTCCATCCCAATCTTCAGTCTCGGTTGAAAGGAAAGCTTcgggaaagaagagaaaattatcATCGTCTGAATTGGAAATTGATGAGAAGATGAGTATTGCATTGgagttattgattaaaaaaagTAGTGGACTCGACGTCGAAGAATGCATGGACAAATTACAAGGACTTGTGGAAAGATCCATTATAATACGACTCTTACTATAA